Proteins from a genomic interval of Cottoperca gobio chromosome 8, fCotGob3.1, whole genome shotgun sequence:
- the wipi2 gene encoding WD repeat domain phosphoinositide-interacting protein 2 isoform X1, which produces MNLASQSGDAGGSQLLFANFNQDNTSLAVGTKSGYKFFSLSSVDKLEQIYECTDTEDVCIVERLFSSSLVAIVSLKAPRKLKVCHFKKGTEICNYSYSNTILAVKLNRQRLIVCLEESLYIHNIRDMKVLHTIRETPPNPSGLCALSISNDNCYLAYPGSATIGEVQVFDTVNLRAANMIPAHDSPLAALAFDASGTKLATASEKGTVIRVFSIPEGQKLFEFRRGVKRCVSICSLAFSMEGLYLSASSNTETVHIFKLETQKEKYVPAEEPTTWGGYLGKVLMASTTYLPSQVTEMFTQGRAFATVRLPFCGHKNICALAVIQKIPRLLVAAADGYLYLYNLDPQEGGECTLMKQHRLDGSAEPGNEILEQSHDRPLVAQNYSAAVTKGYCEEQGAVGGAGLEDDLNDLRLDEENEQPPLILETD; this is translated from the exons ATGAACTTGGCCAGTCAAAGCGGGGATGCTGGCGGAAGCCAGCTTCTCTTCGCCAACTTCAACCAGGACAACAC GTCCTTAGCTGTTGGCACCAAATCAGGATACAAGTTTTTCTCCCTGTCCTCTGTGGACAAATTGGAGCAGATATATGAATGTA CGGACACTGAGGATGTGTGTATCGTGGAGCGCCTGTTCTCCAGCAGCCTGGTGGCCATCGTCAGCCTCAAGGCCCCCAGGAAGCTCAAAGTCTGTCACTTCAAGAAGGGAACCGAAATCTGCAACTACTCCTATTCCAACACCATACTGGCCGTCAAACTCAACAGACAG AGGCTGATAGTTTGTCTGGAGGAGTCACTGTACATTCACAACATTCGAGACATGAAAGTGCTGCACACTATCAGAGAAACTCCACCCAACCCTTCAG GATTGTGCGCCCTCTCCATCAGCAATGATAACTGTTATCTGGCCTACCCAGGCAGTGCTACGATAGGAGAAGTTCAAGTGTTTGACACGGTCAACCTG CGAGCGGCTAATATGATTCCAGCCCACGACAGCCCATTAGCGGCTCTGGCTTTCGATGCCAGTGGAACCAAACTGGCCACAGCCTCAGAGAAG GGCACAGTCATTCGTGTCTTCTCAATCCCTGAGGGACAGAAGCTCTTTGAGTTTCGAAGAGGAGTGAAGAG GTGTGTGAGCATCTGCTCGCTGGCGTTCAGCATGGAAGGCCTGTACCTGTCGGCCTCCAGCAACACAGAGACGGTCCACATCTTCAAATTAGAGACGCAGAAGGAGAAGTATGT gccaGCGGAGGAGCCCACCACATGGGGAGGGTACCTGGGCAAGGTCCTGATGGCGTCCACCACCTACTTGCCTTCTCAGGTTACGGAAATGTTCACCCAGGGGCGAGCCTTCGCCACCGTACGTCTGCCCTTCTGCGGACATAAGAACATCTGCGCCTTAGCTGT GATCCAGAAGATTCCCAGGTTGTTGGTGGCTGCGGCTGATGGTTACCTGTATCTGTACAACCTGGATCCACAAGAGGGAGGGGAATGCACACTTATGAAGCagcacag GTTAGACGGCAGTGCTGAGCCTGGCAATGAGATCCTTGAGCAGTCACATGACCGCCCACTTGTGGCCCAGAACTACAGTGCCGCCGTCACTAAAG GTTACTGTGAAGAGCAGGGCGCCGTGGGAGGAGCGGGACTAGAAGACGACCTCAATGACTTGCGCTTAGATGAGGAGAACGAGCAACCGCCGCTCATCCTTgaaactgactga
- the wipi2 gene encoding WD repeat domain phosphoinositide-interacting protein 2 isoform X2, whose product MNLASQSGDAGGSQLLFANFNQDNTSLAVGTKSGYKFFSLSSVDKLEQIYECTDTEDVCIVERLFSSSLVAIVSLKAPRKLKVCHFKKGTEICNYSYSNTILAVKLNRQRLIVCLEESLYIHNIRDMKVLHTIRETPPNPSGLCALSISNDNCYLAYPGSATIGEVQVFDTVNLRAANMIPAHDSPLAALAFDASGTKLATASEKGTVIRVFSIPEGQKLFEFRRGVKRCVSICSLAFSMEGLYLSASSNTETVHIFKLETQKEKPAEEPTTWGGYLGKVLMASTTYLPSQVTEMFTQGRAFATVRLPFCGHKNICALAVIQKIPRLLVAAADGYLYLYNLDPQEGGECTLMKQHRLDGSAEPGNEILEQSHDRPLVAQNYSAAVTKGYCEEQGAVGGAGLEDDLNDLRLDEENEQPPLILETD is encoded by the exons ATGAACTTGGCCAGTCAAAGCGGGGATGCTGGCGGAAGCCAGCTTCTCTTCGCCAACTTCAACCAGGACAACAC GTCCTTAGCTGTTGGCACCAAATCAGGATACAAGTTTTTCTCCCTGTCCTCTGTGGACAAATTGGAGCAGATATATGAATGTA CGGACACTGAGGATGTGTGTATCGTGGAGCGCCTGTTCTCCAGCAGCCTGGTGGCCATCGTCAGCCTCAAGGCCCCCAGGAAGCTCAAAGTCTGTCACTTCAAGAAGGGAACCGAAATCTGCAACTACTCCTATTCCAACACCATACTGGCCGTCAAACTCAACAGACAG AGGCTGATAGTTTGTCTGGAGGAGTCACTGTACATTCACAACATTCGAGACATGAAAGTGCTGCACACTATCAGAGAAACTCCACCCAACCCTTCAG GATTGTGCGCCCTCTCCATCAGCAATGATAACTGTTATCTGGCCTACCCAGGCAGTGCTACGATAGGAGAAGTTCAAGTGTTTGACACGGTCAACCTG CGAGCGGCTAATATGATTCCAGCCCACGACAGCCCATTAGCGGCTCTGGCTTTCGATGCCAGTGGAACCAAACTGGCCACAGCCTCAGAGAAG GGCACAGTCATTCGTGTCTTCTCAATCCCTGAGGGACAGAAGCTCTTTGAGTTTCGAAGAGGAGTGAAGAG GTGTGTGAGCATCTGCTCGCTGGCGTTCAGCATGGAAGGCCTGTACCTGTCGGCCTCCAGCAACACAGAGACGGTCCACATCTTCAAATTAGAGACGCAGAAGGAGAA gccaGCGGAGGAGCCCACCACATGGGGAGGGTACCTGGGCAAGGTCCTGATGGCGTCCACCACCTACTTGCCTTCTCAGGTTACGGAAATGTTCACCCAGGGGCGAGCCTTCGCCACCGTACGTCTGCCCTTCTGCGGACATAAGAACATCTGCGCCTTAGCTGT GATCCAGAAGATTCCCAGGTTGTTGGTGGCTGCGGCTGATGGTTACCTGTATCTGTACAACCTGGATCCACAAGAGGGAGGGGAATGCACACTTATGAAGCagcacag GTTAGACGGCAGTGCTGAGCCTGGCAATGAGATCCTTGAGCAGTCACATGACCGCCCACTTGTGGCCCAGAACTACAGTGCCGCCGTCACTAAAG GTTACTGTGAAGAGCAGGGCGCCGTGGGAGGAGCGGGACTAGAAGACGACCTCAATGACTTGCGCTTAGATGAGGAGAACGAGCAACCGCCGCTCATCCTTgaaactgactga